The Syngnathoides biaculeatus isolate LvHL_M chromosome 6, ASM1980259v1, whole genome shotgun sequence genome has a window encoding:
- the ano5a gene encoding anoctamin-5 isoform X2 — MEIEKQQQSKDLVFFRDGVRRIDFVLSYTEEETEGRPGRKRELYEANLVKVGLELETEDKAESEDGKTYFVKIHAPWEVLATYADVLRIKVPFKTSDIEKKKPMPMSWLATPFRLPEHIMYPDPDYFTATFNKSKSDFFLIDDRDTFFTPSARNRIVFYILSRCPYTEDECIEKDKKGIKRLLTNGTYTGAFPLHDSRYWTRYKDPSCERDRYNLYQHWARFSCFYKEQPLNLIRKYYGERIGLYFAWLGFYTEMLVLAAIVGTLCFIFGLSSYKDNEWSKEICSEEIGGTIVMCPLCDKKCSYWKLNITCNASWQAHLFDNVGTLFFAIFMGIWVTLFLELWKRRQARLAYEWDLVDFEEEQQRLQIRPEYENKCTSRKMNPITQEVEPYLPVTTVRCARICLSGATVLLWISLTISCIIGVIAYRLAVYAAFASFMKDNTHLNKIGSSITPQLATAVTGSCINVVIIMILNVMYERVAVWITDLEIPKTHVEYENKLTIKMFLFQFVNYYSSCFYVAFFKGKFVGYPGGYSYMFGQRSKLRNEECDPGGCLIELSTQLVIVMTGKQIWGNIQESLVPWLKNWWRSKRARAHPDSLYTRWEQDHNLLIFGHLELFYEYLEMVIQFGFITLFVASFPLAPLLALINNIIEVRVDAWKLTTQFRRPVASKAHSIGAWEEILSGIAILSVVTNSFIVAFTSDMIPRLVYMYAYQPDGVVTMKGYINNSLSVFKISEIPLQNRPEDGEMPSWFSSSITTCRYHDYRYPPGHEHQYTHTLQYWHILAAKLVFIIVMEHVVFLVKFLLAWMIPDVPVDVTERIKRERYLVQEYLYNYEVERLKRQLSGNRNDCTCEDAVCPSLPTHEVLSENL; from the exons ATGGAG ATCGAGAAACAACAGCAGAGCAAAGACTTGGTGTTCTTCCGTGATGGAGTGCGCAGGATCGATTTTGTTCTGTCCTACACTGAGGAAGAAACGGAAGGAAGACCG GGAAGAAAGAGGGAGTTATACGAAGCCAACCTAGTAAAAGTCGGCTTGGAGCTGGAGACGGAGGATAAAGCT GAATCGGAAGATGGCAAGACCTACTTTGTGAAGATCCACGCTCCGTGGGAAGTGTTGGCCACCTACGCCGATGTCCTGAGAATCAAGGTCCCCTTCAAGACCAGTgacatagaaaagaaaaaaccaaTGCCCATGAGCTGGCTGGCCACTCCTTTTCGTCTTCCGGAACACATCATGTACCCCGACCCGGACTACTTCACTGCTACGTTCAACAAGAGCAAATCTGACTTTTTCCTCATCGATGACAGAGACACATTTTTTACTCCATCCGCTCGCAACAGGATA GTATTCTATATCCTCTCCCGATGTCCATACACAGAGGATGAATGTATTGAGAAAGACAAGAAGGGGATCAAGAGGTTGCTTACCAACGGCACCTACACGGGGGCATTTCCACTGCATGAT AGCAGATACTGGACAAGATATAAGGATCCTAGTTGTGAAAGGGACCGATATAATCTCTACCAACACTGGGCCAGATTCTCATGTTTCTACAAAGAGCAGCCGCTTAACCTAATTAG GAAGTACTACGGGGAGAGGATTGGACTCTATTTTGCCTGGCTGGGGTTCTACACTGAGATGTTGGTTTTAGCTGCCATTGTGGGAACACTGTGTTTCATTTTTGGATTGTCCTCATACAAAGACAACGAGTGGAG TAAGGAAATCTGTAGCGAAGAAATTGGAGGAACTATTGTGATGTGTCCATTGTGTGACAAGAAATGCAGCTACTGGAAACTCAACATTACTTGCAATGCTTCATGG CAAGCTCACCTGTTTGACAATGTGGGGACGTtgttttttgccattttcatgGGGATTTGGG TGACATTGTTCCTGGAGCTCTGGAAGAGGCGTCAGGCCCGTCTGGCGTACGAGTGGGATCTGGTTGACTttgaggaggagcagcagcgACTGCAGATCCGTCCGGAGTACGAGAACAAGTGCACCAGCCGCAAGATGAATCCCATCACTCAG GAAGTGGAGCCTTACTTACCCGTAACAACAGTCAGGTGTGCACGCATATGTCTGTCTGGAGCTACTGTCCTCTTGTGG ATCTCGCTGACCATTTCCTGCATCATTGGAGTGATCGCGTACCGCCTGGCGGTGTACGCCGCCTTCGCTAGTTTCATGAAAGACAATACGCATTTGAACAAGATCGGTTCCTCGATCACCCCGCAGCTGGCCACGGCTGTCACCGGTTCCTGCATCAACGTCGTTATCATCATGATCCTTAACGTCATGTATGAACGAGTGGCTGTTTGGATAACCGACCTCG AAATTCCAAAGACTCATGTGGAATATGAGAACAAACTGACAATAAAGATGTTCCTGTTCCAGTTTGTCAACTACTACTCCTCCTGCTTCTACGTGGCTTTCTTTAAGGGCAAGTTTGTTGGCTATCCTGGAGGTTATTCTTACATGTTTGGACAGAGGAGCAAACTCAGGAATGAAGAG TGCGACCCCGGCGGCTGTTTGATTGAGTTGAGCACCCAGCTGGTAATAGTGATGACTGGTAAGCAGATTTGGGGGAACATCCAGGAGTCCCTGGTCCC GTGGTTGAAAAACTGGTGGCGCAGCAAGAGAGCACGAGCGCACCCAGATAGTCTGTACACCCGCTGGGAGCAAGACCACAACCTGCTGATATTTGGGCACCTGGAGCTCTTCTATGAATACCTGGAAATGG TGATCCAGTTTGGTTTCATCACTCTGTTTGTGGCTTCCTTCCCTCTGGCTCCCCTGCTGGCTCTCATCAACAACATCATTGAGGTCCGAGTGGACGCCTGGAAGCTCACCACGCAGTTCAGGCGCCCTGTGGCATCCAAAGCTCACAGTATCGGAGCCTGGGAGGAAATCCTCAGTGGGATCGCCATCCTCTCTGTTGTTACCAAT TCATTCATTGTGGCCTTCACCTCTGATATGATCCCCCGACTCGTCTATATGTACGCTTACCAGCCGGATGGTGTGGTTACGATGAAAGGCTACATCAACAACAGCTTGTCTGTTTTCAAAATCTCTGAGATCCCACTGCAGAACAGACCAGAAGATGGGGAGATGCCCTCCTGGTTCAGTAGCTCCATCACAACCTGCAG GTACCATGACTACCGGTACCCTCCTGGCCATGAGCATCAGTACACCCACACATTGCAGTACTGGCATATATTGGCTGCCAAGCTGGTCTTCATTATCGTCATGGAG CACGTCGTCTTTCTGGTCAAGTTCTTATTGGCCTGGATGATTCCAGACGTTCCGGTCGACGTGACGGAACGGATAAAGAGAGAGCGGTATCTAGTCCAGGAGTACCTCTACAACTACGAAGTGGAGAGGCTAAAACGGCAACTCAGTGGAAACCGGAACGATTGTACCTGTGAGGACGCGGTCTGCCCGTCTTTGCCCACACACGAGGTGTTATCGGAGAATCTCTAG
- the ano5a gene encoding anoctamin-5 isoform X1, with the protein MHRVTGRSARSNLIEMSPSDSYNDDVNGYYQDSPSPGSLHGESEIEKQQQSKDLVFFRDGVRRIDFVLSYTEEETEGRPGRKRELYEANLVKVGLELETEDKAESEDGKTYFVKIHAPWEVLATYADVLRIKVPFKTSDIEKKKPMPMSWLATPFRLPEHIMYPDPDYFTATFNKSKSDFFLIDDRDTFFTPSARNRIVFYILSRCPYTEDECIEKDKKGIKRLLTNGTYTGAFPLHDSRYWTRYKDPSCERDRYNLYQHWARFSCFYKEQPLNLIRKYYGERIGLYFAWLGFYTEMLVLAAIVGTLCFIFGLSSYKDNEWSKEICSEEIGGTIVMCPLCDKKCSYWKLNITCNASWQAHLFDNVGTLFFAIFMGIWVTLFLELWKRRQARLAYEWDLVDFEEEQQRLQIRPEYENKCTSRKMNPITQEVEPYLPVTTVRCARICLSGATVLLWISLTISCIIGVIAYRLAVYAAFASFMKDNTHLNKIGSSITPQLATAVTGSCINVVIIMILNVMYERVAVWITDLEIPKTHVEYENKLTIKMFLFQFVNYYSSCFYVAFFKGKFVGYPGGYSYMFGQRSKLRNEECDPGGCLIELSTQLVIVMTGKQIWGNIQESLVPWLKNWWRSKRARAHPDSLYTRWEQDHNLLIFGHLELFYEYLEMVIQFGFITLFVASFPLAPLLALINNIIEVRVDAWKLTTQFRRPVASKAHSIGAWEEILSGIAILSVVTNSFIVAFTSDMIPRLVYMYAYQPDGVVTMKGYINNSLSVFKISEIPLQNRPEDGEMPSWFSSSITTCRYHDYRYPPGHEHQYTHTLQYWHILAAKLVFIIVMEHVVFLVKFLLAWMIPDVPVDVTERIKRERYLVQEYLYNYEVERLKRQLSGNRNDCTCEDAVCPSLPTHEVLSENL; encoded by the exons ATCGAGAAACAACAGCAGAGCAAAGACTTGGTGTTCTTCCGTGATGGAGTGCGCAGGATCGATTTTGTTCTGTCCTACACTGAGGAAGAAACGGAAGGAAGACCG GGAAGAAAGAGGGAGTTATACGAAGCCAACCTAGTAAAAGTCGGCTTGGAGCTGGAGACGGAGGATAAAGCT GAATCGGAAGATGGCAAGACCTACTTTGTGAAGATCCACGCTCCGTGGGAAGTGTTGGCCACCTACGCCGATGTCCTGAGAATCAAGGTCCCCTTCAAGACCAGTgacatagaaaagaaaaaaccaaTGCCCATGAGCTGGCTGGCCACTCCTTTTCGTCTTCCGGAACACATCATGTACCCCGACCCGGACTACTTCACTGCTACGTTCAACAAGAGCAAATCTGACTTTTTCCTCATCGATGACAGAGACACATTTTTTACTCCATCCGCTCGCAACAGGATA GTATTCTATATCCTCTCCCGATGTCCATACACAGAGGATGAATGTATTGAGAAAGACAAGAAGGGGATCAAGAGGTTGCTTACCAACGGCACCTACACGGGGGCATTTCCACTGCATGAT AGCAGATACTGGACAAGATATAAGGATCCTAGTTGTGAAAGGGACCGATATAATCTCTACCAACACTGGGCCAGATTCTCATGTTTCTACAAAGAGCAGCCGCTTAACCTAATTAG GAAGTACTACGGGGAGAGGATTGGACTCTATTTTGCCTGGCTGGGGTTCTACACTGAGATGTTGGTTTTAGCTGCCATTGTGGGAACACTGTGTTTCATTTTTGGATTGTCCTCATACAAAGACAACGAGTGGAG TAAGGAAATCTGTAGCGAAGAAATTGGAGGAACTATTGTGATGTGTCCATTGTGTGACAAGAAATGCAGCTACTGGAAACTCAACATTACTTGCAATGCTTCATGG CAAGCTCACCTGTTTGACAATGTGGGGACGTtgttttttgccattttcatgGGGATTTGGG TGACATTGTTCCTGGAGCTCTGGAAGAGGCGTCAGGCCCGTCTGGCGTACGAGTGGGATCTGGTTGACTttgaggaggagcagcagcgACTGCAGATCCGTCCGGAGTACGAGAACAAGTGCACCAGCCGCAAGATGAATCCCATCACTCAG GAAGTGGAGCCTTACTTACCCGTAACAACAGTCAGGTGTGCACGCATATGTCTGTCTGGAGCTACTGTCCTCTTGTGG ATCTCGCTGACCATTTCCTGCATCATTGGAGTGATCGCGTACCGCCTGGCGGTGTACGCCGCCTTCGCTAGTTTCATGAAAGACAATACGCATTTGAACAAGATCGGTTCCTCGATCACCCCGCAGCTGGCCACGGCTGTCACCGGTTCCTGCATCAACGTCGTTATCATCATGATCCTTAACGTCATGTATGAACGAGTGGCTGTTTGGATAACCGACCTCG AAATTCCAAAGACTCATGTGGAATATGAGAACAAACTGACAATAAAGATGTTCCTGTTCCAGTTTGTCAACTACTACTCCTCCTGCTTCTACGTGGCTTTCTTTAAGGGCAAGTTTGTTGGCTATCCTGGAGGTTATTCTTACATGTTTGGACAGAGGAGCAAACTCAGGAATGAAGAG TGCGACCCCGGCGGCTGTTTGATTGAGTTGAGCACCCAGCTGGTAATAGTGATGACTGGTAAGCAGATTTGGGGGAACATCCAGGAGTCCCTGGTCCC GTGGTTGAAAAACTGGTGGCGCAGCAAGAGAGCACGAGCGCACCCAGATAGTCTGTACACCCGCTGGGAGCAAGACCACAACCTGCTGATATTTGGGCACCTGGAGCTCTTCTATGAATACCTGGAAATGG TGATCCAGTTTGGTTTCATCACTCTGTTTGTGGCTTCCTTCCCTCTGGCTCCCCTGCTGGCTCTCATCAACAACATCATTGAGGTCCGAGTGGACGCCTGGAAGCTCACCACGCAGTTCAGGCGCCCTGTGGCATCCAAAGCTCACAGTATCGGAGCCTGGGAGGAAATCCTCAGTGGGATCGCCATCCTCTCTGTTGTTACCAAT TCATTCATTGTGGCCTTCACCTCTGATATGATCCCCCGACTCGTCTATATGTACGCTTACCAGCCGGATGGTGTGGTTACGATGAAAGGCTACATCAACAACAGCTTGTCTGTTTTCAAAATCTCTGAGATCCCACTGCAGAACAGACCAGAAGATGGGGAGATGCCCTCCTGGTTCAGTAGCTCCATCACAACCTGCAG GTACCATGACTACCGGTACCCTCCTGGCCATGAGCATCAGTACACCCACACATTGCAGTACTGGCATATATTGGCTGCCAAGCTGGTCTTCATTATCGTCATGGAG CACGTCGTCTTTCTGGTCAAGTTCTTATTGGCCTGGATGATTCCAGACGTTCCGGTCGACGTGACGGAACGGATAAAGAGAGAGCGGTATCTAGTCCAGGAGTACCTCTACAACTACGAAGTGGAGAGGCTAAAACGGCAACTCAGTGGAAACCGGAACGATTGTACCTGTGAGGACGCGGTCTGCCCGTCTTTGCCCACACACGAGGTGTTATCGGAGAATCTCTAG